Proteins encoded in a region of the Ziziphus jujuba cultivar Dongzao chromosome 3, ASM3175591v1 genome:
- the LOC107422316 gene encoding uncharacterized protein LOC107422316 has protein sequence MASDIIFLKDEKLRILAASIHGIEHWSGGTLNKYKNDTVRGPIAALTFTYTETCLNNELQIFNNYTLRRDYLHKPTSHLQNLIQELDDLDTSNSADVVALTDQIVHYNEAVINYTKMTQNNRASQEFSRRLRNSGIDFQPSYQANLGFSGPFDKLTDEQKLLVYDALIEASGRGKVVHDKVVKGIAFLASYRSDAVKDITNKDVTGKAMLLKNAATITWDVYTSDHPIRTATRNAIVEIAKKGGALLEDIATAAMVTLEVAEATSLFVGFVAGFIGGYIVGEIAGTVFDAIFGSAGNDPLPNKDFLFYVATMPDGKELARIIA, from the exons ATGGCTTCTGACATTATTTTCCTCAAAGATGAGAAGCTCCGAATACTTGCCGCCAGCATTCATGGAATTGAAC ATTGGAGTGGTGGAACACTCAACAAGTATAAGAACGACACCGTTCGGGGTCCCATTGCTGCTCTCACCTTTACTTATACCGAGACATGCCTTAACAATGAGCTGCAGATCTTCAACAACTACACTCTCCGGAGGGACTACCTTCACAAACCCACCTCCCATCTCCAAAACCTTATCCAAGAATTGGATGATCTGGACACTTCTAACTCCGCCGATGTCGTTGCTCTCACCGATCAAATCGTGCATTACAACGAGGCTGTTATCAACTACACCAAGATGACCCAAAACAATCGTGCTTCCCAAGAATTCTCTAGGCGTCTCAGGAACAGCGGTATCGATTTCCAACCTTC GTATCAGGCAAATCTGGGATTTTCTGGACCATTTGATAAGCTGACAGACGAACAAAAGCTgctg GTGTATGATGCACTTATAGAGGCTTCAGGTAGGGGAAAAGTAGTGCATGATAAAGTGGTAAAGGGTATTGCTTTTCTAGCAAGTTATAGAAGCGATGCTGTGAAAGATATAACCAACAAGGATGTTACTGGCAAAGCAATGCTCCTCAAAAATGCGGCAACCATAACTTGGGATGTATACACATCGGACCACCCAATCAGAACCGCGACACGCAATGCCATCGTGGAAATAGCTAAGAAGGGAGGGGCATTATTGGAAGACATTGCCACGGCTGCCATGGTAACTTTAGAAGTTGCAGAGGCAACAAGTCTGTTCGTTGGATTTGTGGCTGGGTTTATTGGGGGTTATATTGTTGGTGAAATTGCTGGCACTGTTTTCGATGCAATTTTCGGCTCCGCAGGGAATGATCCTCTGCCTAATAAAGACTTTCTCTTTTATGTGGCTACAATGCCTGATGGCAAAGAATTGGCCAGAATAATTGCCTGA